The Tachyglossus aculeatus isolate mTacAcu1 unplaced genomic scaffold, mTacAcu1.pri scaffold_318_arrow_ctg1, whole genome shotgun sequence DNA window atgaaaacaagtaaactggcagtcagatgtgggggacagtttccatgatggCTTCCCCCCTCCCTTATCGCCGCAGAGCCCCGCGCGGTCCCCGCCCTCTGGACCGGAAGCGGAAGCGGAAGCGGAAGTGGCGCCCGCGCGCCGAGGGCCTGCGAGGGGCTCCGCCTTGTGGCGCCATGGGCTGACCCTCCCCTGTGCCGCCACTGGGTCCCTGGTGCTGACGGCAGGACTGCTCTTCTCCAACCGGTCCGTGCATTCCGTGCTGCTGCGAGCCGGGGGGCAGCGGGTGACCGTCACCACCCACGGCCCCTTTGGCCTGGGAGCCGAGTTCACCGTGCCTCTGCGCCACGTGTCCTGCCTGGCCCACCGGGGCGAGGTGCCCGCCGTGCTGCCTCTCAAGGTTAAGGGCCGGCGCTTCTACTTCCTCCTGGACAAGGCCGGACGTTTCCCCAACCTGCGGCTCTTCGACGTCAAGGTGGGAGCTTACCGGAGTCTGTGAGGAAGGagtggtggcggggggcgggcgaGGCGCCGAACCCCGCAGTCCGAGCTGGGACTAGACACCGGGAAGAAGAAATAAAAACGAATACCCCCGCTGTGGTCCTGTTGGTCCCTGTCCGtctcccacccccctcaccaCGGCGGGAAATCGTTCAGGAGCCAGACGGgtgggagggcggaggggaggacttttattgtagactgtgagcccactgttgggtagggaccgtctctatatgttgctaacttgtacttcccaagcgcttagtacagtgctctgcacacagtaagcgctcaataaatacgattgaatgaatgaatgaatgaatgaatgaatgactcccagccacatgctcattccactaagccatgatgacggccaaacaatcacttgtcattcattagttcattcattctatcatagttattgaatacttacagtgtgcagagcactgtattaaccacttgaaaagtaccattcagaataaagagagacaatccctgtccacaccaggcttacagtcacacacgtcttatcaaccACTGTCCCAGccattgacaaatcctcaaacgctggactttctctttggacagctctttgtaTGGATACCCCGACTTTCAGAACCCTGATGtgaaatgggatagtcagcaaaaggaaacagacattttgtcccttagaggaggaagaagtaatctcccctttaggactttccccatggcggccttcacgtccctgttcctcaggctgtagatgaggggtttcagggctgggggcaccacggtgtagaacacggacaacaaCAGGTTCAGGGTAGAGAGGGAGTCTGACATGGGcctgag harbors:
- the LOC119923864 gene encoding transmembrane protein 223-like gives rise to the protein MLARVGMLEGGQLCRNGPGPWCSYGNNSIFFYKSIPSPARSPPSGPEAEAEAEVAPARRGPARGSALWRHGLTLPCAATGSLVLTAGLLFSNRSVHSVLLRAGGQRVTVTTHGPFGLGAEFTVPLRHVSCLAHRGEVPAVLPLKVKGRRFYFLLDKAGRFPNLRLFDVKVGAYRSL